The Deltaproteobacteria bacterium genome contains a region encoding:
- a CDS encoding isochorismatase family protein, which translates to MVSWDDILTARDKEVFALSGFGKKAGFGQRPALLIIDVNYNFTGDKPEPILESVKRFRTSCGAEGWDGVHAIRELLGAARKKHVPTFYTTAEENRANSTVLVGGWAAKSNRTTEDMTEQWEKANQIVEEIAPQRGDIVVHKQKPSAFFGTPLMSMLNEVHADTLIVAGTTTSGCVRASVIDAFSYNLKVSVVEECVFDRGQASHKINLFDMAMKYADVIPLNETIDYIQSLPNNLYAPAL; encoded by the coding sequence ATGGTGAGCTGGGATGACATTCTAACCGCGCGCGATAAAGAAGTTTTCGCGCTATCCGGTTTCGGCAAAAAAGCCGGCTTCGGCCAACGGCCGGCGCTGCTGATCATCGACGTCAATTACAATTTTACCGGCGACAAACCCGAGCCGATTTTAGAGTCCGTGAAACGCTTCCGCACCAGTTGCGGCGCGGAAGGTTGGGACGGCGTCCATGCGATTCGCGAGTTGCTCGGTGCAGCGCGCAAGAAGCATGTGCCGACTTTCTACACCACGGCGGAAGAGAATCGCGCCAATTCGACGGTTCTCGTTGGCGGCTGGGCAGCCAAGAGCAATCGCACCACCGAAGACATGACCGAGCAGTGGGAAAAAGCCAATCAGATCGTCGAAGAAATCGCTCCCCAGCGAGGTGACATCGTCGTGCACAAGCAGAAACCCAGCGCGTTCTTCGGCACTCCGTTGATGAGCATGTTGAATGAGGTCCACGCCGACACGCTGATCGTCGCGGGAACCACCACCAGTGGCTGCGTGCGCGCCAGCGTCATCGACGCCTTCTCCTACAACCTAAAAGTGTCGGTCGTCGAAGAATGCGTCTTCGACCGCGGCCAGGCCTCGCACAAGATCAATCTGTTCGACATGGCGATGAAATACGCCGACGTGATCCCGCTCAATGAAACCATCGACTACATTCAGAGTCTGCCAAATAACCTCTACGCGCCGGCGCTATAA